One Triticum dicoccoides isolate Atlit2015 ecotype Zavitan chromosome 4B, WEW_v2.0, whole genome shotgun sequence genomic window carries:
- the LOC119293792 gene encoding formin-like protein 20 codes for MALLRKLFARKAMDGLSHVSERVFVFNSCLSIGALDERAHKDYLTSTIIQLKAGNPHASLMVVNFAAAPTGADAVHSLLGHGAAAVVADYPSRYGGYGAAWPALAFAMASLLVYIEEAAPERTTLDAVYGRAPVELLSACSALDPRPSHLRYLQYVTRLRDKGALMGMKQQPFVLDCLILRAVPDFDGSGGCRPVVRVHGEPREPSADVSSTEVLFSTPRIKQQFKNYKQAESTVIKADIGCQIQGDVVIECIHVGNEGHEQIMFSIMFSTCFLQSNMTAFTLEDIDLPWNCNREKFKEDFKIEVFFSEVELSDTDESHDESELSSIGNADEFYDFDEILIEDSDFDQNERESHGEASRQDHYEEPNTNTEHSETVSSDSASNSSAEKGEDGETGSSDSASNGSDEKGNISTEDEAEFIHEDGVDVTRETKEPRLGETSYLLEAGSSSSMAPIVPTIRDINEEMPTDLQEDRNDGLIPVQEGGQRVTPQLMRKTRQKQAAIIPAVPIIRKKMRRPDTGPDDKKPATSKTLVRVGSQKGALVAASSSSSNRTSQARTIPSPHRQHVVPSRLKQGSAAQAIRVSSNLSKEHLKRSSQQQAGGDPEARKHSASGTAARPEVKQIVFTRQASSSFAPSPLGRERSQEDGECSGNPMEKAKKPVIHSSEKPRSSRVPKQESPAVEAPRRTSTLKKSMSSPAISATPAVSSPGKSRALTSLPAVKTSRPSSGLHIASPSSSPRRQKHSVTLPSSPGRSPLAGPRFSRAVPASQPDMQQGASAPTRLPRRASFSELSRSVATSRAADVHAVSPRASRVIQNHREGVKASGRSLSPSSPRLTTQPWPKTTAVVSMSSSKDRSGTAPARPTRLSS; via the exons ATGGCGCTGCTGAGGAAGCTCTTCGCCCGGAAGGCCATGGATGGACTGTCTCACGTCTCCGAGCGGGTCTTCG TGTTCAACTCCTGCTTGTCGATCGGAGCCCTCGACGAGCGCGCGCACAAGGATTACCTGACCAGCACCATCATCCAGCTCAAGGCCGGCAACCCGCACGCTTCGCTCATGGTCGTCAACTTCGCCGCGGCACCGACCGGAGCCGACGCTGTCCACTCCCTCCTCGGGCatggcgccgccgccgtcgtcgccgactACCCATCCCGGTACGGCGGCT ATGGCGCGGCGTGGCCTGCCCTCGCGTTCGCCATGGCCAGCTTGCTGGTGTACATCGAGGAGGCCGCGCCGGAGCGGACGACGCTCGACGCAGTGTATGGGAGAGCGCCGGTGGAGCTGCTCAGCGCATGCTCGGCGCTCGACCCGCGGCCGTCTCATCTGAGGTACCTGCAGTATGTGACGAGGCTCAGGGACAAGGGGGCCCTCATGGGCATGAAGCAGCAGCCCTTCGTCCTCGACTGCCTGATACTCAGAGCTGTCCCGGATTTCGACGGCAGCGGCGGATGTAGGCCGGTTGTTCGTGTCCATGGCGAGCCGCGTGAGCCATCAGCCGATGTTTCTTCGACGGAGGTTCTGTTTAGCACACCAAGGATCAAGCAACAGTTCAAGAACTATAAGCAG GCGGAAAGCACGGTGATCAAGGCTGACATTGGATGTCAGATACAAGGCGATGTTGTTATCGAGTGCATCCATGTGGGTAATGAAGGCCACGAGCAGATCATGTTCAGCATCATGTTCAGCACTTGCTTTCTGCAGTCCAACATGACGGCTTTCACTCTGGAGGACATTGATCTGCCATGGAACTGCAACAGGGAGAAATTTAAGGAGGACTTCAAGATCGAG GTGTTCTTCTCAGAGGTGGAGCTGTCAGACACAGATGAAAGCCATGACGAGAGCGAGCTTTCCTCCATTGGGAACGCAGATGAGTTCTATGACTTTGACGAGATACTGATCGAGGATTCAGATTTTGATCAGAACGAGCGTGAATCGCACGGTGAAGCTTCACGACAAGATCACTATGAAGAGCCAAACACTAACACAGAGCACAGTGAAACCGTGTCGTCAGATAGCGCAAGTAACAGTTCAGCAGAAAAAGGAGAGGACGGTGAAACCGGGTCATCAGATAGCGCGAGTAACGGTTCAGATGAAAAGGGAAACATTAGCACCGAGGATGAGGCCGAGTTTATCCATGAAGATGGAGTTGATGTTACTAGAGAAACCAAAGAGCCCAGATTAGGGGAAACAAGCTATCTACTGGAAGCTGGAAGCAGCAGTTCTATGGCACCAATCGTTCCCACAATAAGGGATATAAATGAAGAGATGCcaacagatctccaagaagacagaaATGATGGACTAATTCCAGTGCAAGAAGGTGGCCAGAGGGTTACACCCCAGCTTATGCGGAAAACCAGGCAGAAACAAGCTGCCATAATCCCAGCAGTTCCCATCATTAGGAAGAAGATGAGGAGACCAGACACCGGACCAGATGACAAGAAGCCTGCAACATCAAAGACGCTCGTTAGAGTAGGCTCGCAGAAGGGAGCACTTGTTGCAGCTTCTAGTTCTTCCAGTAACAGAACATCTCAAGCaaggacaattccatctcctcacAGACAACATGTGGTTCCGAGCAGGCTCAAGCAAGGATCAGCAGCTCAGGCAATAAGAGTTTCTTCAAACCTCTCCAAAGAACACCTGAAGCGTAGCTCACAGCAACAAGCGGGAGGAGATCCGGAGGCTCGAAAGCACTCTGCGAGTGGCACCGCCGCGAGGCCAGAGGTGAAACAAATAGTTTTCACCCGGCAAGCATCTTCGTCTTTCGCACCAAGTCCTCTAGGCCGAGAGCGAAGCCAAGAAGACGGCGAATGCAGCGGCAATCCCATGGAGAAAGCCAAGAAACCAGTCATCCATTCCTCTGAAAAACCGAGGAGTAGTAGAGTACCGAAACAAGAATCGCCGGCCGTAGAAGCCCCTCGTCGAACAAGCACTCTGAAGAAATCCATGTCCTCGCCGGCAATCTCGGCAACACCGGCCGTTTCTTCCCCGGGAAAGAGTAGGGCCCTGACTTCACTCCCTGCGGTGAAGACATCTCGTCCTAGCTCGGGGTTGCACAtagcttctccttcttcctcgccTCGACGGCAAAAACACAGCGTGACGCTGCCTTCATCTCCGGGAAGATCGCCGCTCGCCGGTCCCAGATTCAGCAGAGCGGTGCCAGCTTCTCAGCCTGATATGCAGCAGGGCGCATCAGCTCCGACCAGGTTGCCTCGCCGTGCATCATTCAGCGAGTTATCCCGATCTGTAGCGACCTCTAGAGCGGCCGATGTACACGCTGTATCGCCAAGAGCATCTAGAGTCATCCAGAACCATCGAGAAGGCGTGAAAGCAAGTGGCAGAAGCTTGTCCCCTTCATCACCGAGATTGACAACACAGCCATGGCCAAAGACCACAGCAGTAGTTTCCATGTCCAGCTCTAAAGACAGAAGTGGAACTGCACCGGCAAGGCCAACGAGATTAAGTTCCTAA